The following nucleotide sequence is from Candidatus Cloacimonadota bacterium.
GATTTCACGCACTCTCTCATCGCCACGAGAATTGATTAGCGTCATGGTCAGATTTGCAGTCTGGTCATCTCCGGTAGAACGGTTATAAACATATTTAATAACCTGTAAACCAGTGATTTTAGCAGCATTCAAATTTGCGGATACAACCAAGATCGTAATAAATAATACGCTAAAGATTATTTGAGACATTAATCCGTTTTTCAATTGTTTCAACATTTTTTCTCCATTTCTAGGCTTGCTTGCCATATTTTTTTACATAATTTTTTCAGGTGTATTTTTCATTAATTTTTCGATTATCAAACCCATAATTGCAATAAAAACGATAGTCAATCCTAATCTCGCTAACATAAATTTTGCTCCTAAAAAACGCAATTCTACGAGTTCCTGCGGAATTTTTATGCAAGCCCAGGCTGATAAGAAAATGACAATATTCGTATAACTTGCTCCTTTTTTATGAAAAGCCTGAGCCATCGGAAAAGCCACAAAAAGTGGACCTGTTGGTAAAGCTCCCAAAATAAATGAGACAATTATTCCTTTCATACCGGAACTTTCCCCCAAATGTTTCATAATGAATTCTTTGGAAATCCAGACTGAAAATAATCCCATCAAAATAAGAATTGCCGGAAATATTAATACCATCTGTAAAAAATATTCGTAAGAGGTTTTCAACATTTTTGGAGATTTTGTCGGAAACAATTGCGTTAGAATAAGTGTGGCAATTATGACAATTCCTAAAAAAAT
It contains:
- a CDS encoding permease gives rise to the protein MKNKKQKNNKRSYIFLGIVIIATLILTQLFPTKSPKMLKTSYEYFLQMVLIFPAILILMGLFSVWISKEFIMKHLGESSGMKGIIVSFILGALPTGPLFVAFPMAQAFHKKGASYTNIVIFLSAWACIKIPQELVELRFLGAKFMLARLGLTIVFIAIMGLIIEKLMKNTPEKIM